A region from the Alosa alosa isolate M-15738 ecotype Scorff River chromosome 7, AALO_Geno_1.1, whole genome shotgun sequence genome encodes:
- the LOC125298351 gene encoding intelectin-like, which translates to MLRGLLLLTWLTLSSQPTESLTGDILEKSNVQLQKIMSRFGFVARSCKDIQQKYGVQEDGLYYLSSSNGVLYQTYCDMTTAGGGWTLVASVHENNIYGKCTVGDRWSSEQGSNPNRPDGEGTWANLNTFGTAEGATCDDYKNPGYYDMIAGDVSICHVRNNAPLQNWTIASVLRYHTETSFLTLHGGNLYQLFKRFPVRYNIGAYGTNNGPSIPVVYDYGNADTTRDLYASNSRNEFRPGFITFSVFNNERAAMAICSGVKPTGCNTEHYCIGGGGHFPEAARQCGDFTSFDWDGYGTHSGCSSSREMTEAAVLLFYR; encoded by the exons ATGTTGCGAGGTCTCCTGCTGCTGACATGGCTAACACTGTCATCCCAACCCACTGAGAGTCTAACAG GTGATATTCTTGAGAAGTCAAATGTCCAACTTCAAAAAATTATGAGCAGGTTTGGTTTTGTTGCACGTAGCTGCAAAGATATTCAACAGAAATATGGTGTTCAAGAAG ATGGCCTGTACTACCTCAGCTCGTCCAATGGGGTGCTGTACCAGACGTACTGTGACATGACCACAGCAGGTGGTGGCTGGACTCTGGTGGCCAGTGTACACGAGAACAACATCTATGGGAAATGCACTGTGGGGGACCGGTGGTCCAGCGAGCAGGGAAGCAATCCCAACCGCCCTGATGGAGAGGGCACATGGGCCAACCTGAACACCTTTGGGACTGCAGAGGGGGCAACATGTGATGACTACAAG AATCCTGGCTACTATGACATGATAGCAGGTGATGTGTCTATTTGCCATGTCCGTAACAACGCTCCACTACAGAACTGGACCATTGCTTCAGTCCTACGATACCACACAGAAACAAGCTTCCTCACACTGCATGGAGGAAACCTCTACCAACTCTTCAAG CGCTTCCCAGTGAGGTACAACATTGGAGCATATGGCACCAACAATGGACCGTCTATTCCTGTGGTGTATGATTACGGAAATGCTGACACCACAAGAGACTTGTATGCTTCAAATTCTAGAA ATGAGTTCCGTCCTGGTTTCATCACCTTCAGTGTGTTCAACAACGAAAGGGCAGCAATGGCCATCTGTTCTGGAGTCAAACCCACTGGGTGCAACACTGAGCAT tATTGCATTGGTGGTGGGGGACACTTTCCTGAAGCTGCTCGGCAGTGTGGCGACTTCACAAGCTTTGACTGGGATGGTTATGGGACACATAGCGGGTGCAGCTCATCCAGAGAGATGACTGAAGCTGCAGTGTTGCTTTTCTACCGCTGA
- the micall1a gene encoding LOW QUALITY PROTEIN: MICAL-like protein 1 (The sequence of the model RefSeq protein was modified relative to this genomic sequence to represent the inferred CDS: inserted 2 bases in 1 codon; deleted 2 bases in 1 codon), with the protein MGSLKALQEWCRIQCEGYNDVDVRDMTTSFRDGLAFCAIIHRHRPDLIDFDSLSKENVYENNRLAFEVAESELGIPALLDAEDMVSMKVPDRLSIITYVSQYYNFFTNKSHANPPCMKRPSGTGQIEPALKRLVAPLEDRVVEPETGVAGAPKRSTLSSTCAACGKHVHLVQRFLVDGKLYHRNCFRCKECSSTLLPGSYKPGSDAGSLVCTHHFARSSSTNQNGRPDLSKQPGMPARIRPKRPETPPKGRSLDRPAPTENAASPQATALPDPATKSDSMERETEKEKSVAERVAEKGGETSDSVKEETAPPKSSTPPNPFDETDEEEEEEEEEEEKRGQDENAQKPAPSTLNGAPPHAPLGRGVPESKPVPAPRRPAEVTPPPRPAPRNIHLVVTSPAVNGDPNDRRRSAPVPRERSHSPGSSSQSSDTPKPKDPPWLALVQSDTKKKPAPPPPPPPGLGASQRTGPVPSLKGEGSRPCTPPQSSNPFDDDEDEEELAEELADSLAPPSALANHPWYSITQAAAVAEASGTDTPPCRTSPAPSASPGSGRKRRPAPRPPRPSTTAPSLSQPSSASPSPALSTESLCSSSSDHGQPTSQPPPPPPPPPPPPPPPLDRRSPQVRTPSPRACRSPPSAARLHRPRTPSCSSVAPRAPPRCVLAPPTNASSAPPTPQTSRSAGLKAPRPPPPRPPTTSTGSLSAGASPADTPTHSKRTCKENPFNRKASPSXTPPTSRPPKGPRPARPPAPGHGFPLIKRKVQSDQYIPVEDIHGEMGDLERQLDELEQRGVELEKRLRDCGNDEEEEHLLVDWFTLIHEKHQLVRREAELVYTAKQQNLEERQADVEYELRCLLNKPEKEWTDEDKNREKELMAELVTIIEQRNQIINNMDQDRQREEEEDKLLAAMLKRKDFHKEGDEPKKKGAKFKPMKVLKRLSHKSEGPKGGSPHKDKS; encoded by the exons GCATTTGAGGTGGCAGAGTCCGAGCTTGGCATCCCAGCTTTGCTGGACGCTGAGGACATGGTGTCCATGAAAGTGCCTGACCGGTTAAGCATCATCACATACGTCTCTCAGTATTACAACTTCTTCACCAACAAGTCTCACG CCAATCCCCCCTGCATGAAGAGACCCAGTGGTACAGGCCAAATAGAACCAGCTCTGAAGAGACTGGTTGCCCCCCTGGAAGACAGAGTGGTAGAGCCTGAG ACGGGCGTGGCGGGCGCCCCCAAACGCAGCACTCTGAGCAGCACCTGCGCTGCCTGCGGGAAGCATGTGCACCTGGTGCAGAGGTTCCTGGTCGACGGCAAGCTCTACCACCGGAACTGCTTCAG ATGTAAGGAGTGTAGCAGCACCTTGCTTCCAGGATCTTACAAACCCGGAAGTGATGCAGGTTCCCTGGTCTGCACACATCACTTCGCCAGGTCCTCCTCAACCAATCAGAATGGCAGACCGGATCTTAGCAAACAGCCGGGAATGCCTGCAAGGATTCGTCCTAAAAGGCCTGAAACTCCACCCAAAGGGAGGAGCTTGGACAGACCAGCGCCCACTGAGAACGCTGCTAGTCCCCAGGCCACGGCCTTACCAGACCCGGCTACCAAATCGGActctatggagagagagacagagaaagaaaagagtgtGGCCGAGAGAGTGGCCGAGAAGGGAGGAGAAACGAGCGACAGCGTGAAGGAGGAGACGGCACCACCTAAGTCGTCCACTCCACCCAATCCCTTCGACGAGACggacgaggaagaggaagaggaggaggaggaggaggagaagagagggcagGATGAAAATGCGCAGAAGCCAGCACCGAGCACGTTAAACGGTGCCCCTCCCCATGCTCCACTGGGCCGAGGTGTGCCGGAGAGCAAGCCCGTGCCTGCCCCACGACGGCCAGCCGAGGTCACGCCTCCTCCTCGCCCCGCCCCGAGGAACATCCATCTGGTGGTGACCAGTCCAGCAGTAAACG ggGATCCAAACGATCGCCGGCGATCAGCCCCCGTCCCCCGCGAACGATCACACTCCCCTGGAAG CTCCAGCCAATCCAGTGACACCCCCAAACCCAAAGACCCGCCCTGGCTGGCTCTCGTCCAGTCAGATACCAAGAAGAAACCggcccctcctccccctcctcctcccggGCTTGGTGCATCTCAACGCACTGGCCCTGTTCCTTCTCTCAAAGGTGAGGGCTCGAGGCCCTGCACGCCCCCCCAGTCCAGCAACCCCTTCGACGACgatgaggacgaggaggagctgGCCGAGGAGCTGGCGGACAGCTTGGCACCGCCATCGGCGTTGGCCAACCATCCCTGGTACAGCATCACGCAGGCGGCAGCAGTAGCAGAGGCCTCCGGCACAGACACGCCTCCCTGCCGAACTAGCCCCGCCCCCTCGGCCAGTCCAGGAAGTGGCCGAAAGAGGCGGCCGGCCCCCCGACCCCCACGGCCCTCCACTACAG ctccctccctctctcagccctcctctgcctctccctccccaGCCCTGAGCACAGAGAGCCTCTGCTCGTCCTCCTCTGACCACGGTCAGCCCACCTCCCAGCCCccgcccccccctcctcctccccctcctccgcctcctcctccgctgGACCGCAGGAGCCCGCAGGTACGCACCCCTTCACCAAGAGCGTGTCGGAGCCCTCCATCAGCGGCCCGTCTCCACCGCCCTCGGACTCCCAGCTGCAGCAGCGTCGCTCCCCGAGCCCCTCCGCGCTGC GTGCTCGCACCGCCCACCAACGCCAGCTCGGCGCCGCCCACGCCGCAGACCAGCCGCAGCGCGGGGCTCAAGGCGCCCAGGCCCCCGCCCCCGcgcccccccaccacctccacggGCTCTCTGTCCGCCGGGGCCTCGCCAGCcgatacccccacacacagcaaG CGCACCTGTAAGGAGAACCCCTTCAACAGAAAGgcctccccctc caccccccccacctccagGCCACCCAAGGGCCCACGCCCTGCCCGGCCCCCGGCTCCTGGACACGGCTTCCCCCTCATCAAACGCAAG GTGCAGTCGGACCAGTACATCCCGGTGGAGGACATCCATGGGGAGATGGGCGACCTGGAGCGCCAACTGGACGAGCTGGAGCAGAGGGGCGTGGAGCTGGAGAAGAGACTCCGCGACTGCGGCAACG atgaggaagaggagcatcTGCTGGTGGACTGGTTCACTCTGATTCATGAGAAACATCAGCTGGTGCGCAGGGAGGCCGAGCTGGTCTACAC ggcCAAACAGCAGAATCTGGAGGAAAGACAGGCCGACGTGGAGTATGAACTGCGTTGTCTCCTTAACAAGCCAG AAAAAGAGTGGACTGACGAGGACAAGAACCGTGAGAAGGAGCTGATGGCGGAGCTGGTCACCATCATCGAGCAGAGGAACCAGATCATTAACAACATGGATCAGGACAGGCAGAG ggaggaagaggaagataagCTGTTGGCAGCCATGTTGAAAAGAAAAG ATTTCCACAAAGAGGGAGACGAGCCGAAGAAGAAAGGAGCAAAGTTTAAGCCCATGAAGGTGTTGAAGAGACTGAGTCACAAGAGCGAGGGGCCCAAGGGTGGCAGCCCGCATAAGGACAAGAGTTGA